In Flavobacterium sp. CS20, a single window of DNA contains:
- a CDS encoding CTP synthase — protein MDNTKYIFVLGGVSSSLGKGIIAASLAKLLQSRGFRTTIQKLDPYINVDPGTLNPYEHGECYVTEDGAETDLDLGYYERFLNVNTSQANNVTTGRIYQSVINKERRGEFLGKTVQVVPHITNEIKERIQILGNTGDYDIVITEIGGTVGDIESLPYIEAVRQLKWELGDYNSLVIHLTLIPYLSLAGELKTKPTQHSVKTLMESGVSADILVCRTEHEISQDIKKKLALFCNVKENAVIQSIDAETIYDVPLLMQEQGLDTITLEKLKLPNDTKPDLSQWKAFLRKYKNAEQVVNIGLVGKYIELQDSYKSILEAFIHAGAMNDVVVNVVNIHSEFIEEDSKGISLDGILVAPGFGERGIEGKIASVKHARENNIPFFGICLGLQMAVIEYARNILKLDNANSTEMDENTPYPVIDLMQDQIDVVNKGGTMRLGAWDCELKPDSLSYKIYNKTLISERHRHRYELNNKYLEQLEQKGLVATGKNPKTNLVEIMELPEHPWFIGVQFHPEYKSTVANPHPLFVSFIEATKKHALTSK, from the coding sequence ATGGACAACACAAAATATATTTTTGTTCTTGGCGGTGTTTCATCTTCTCTCGGAAAAGGCATTATTGCTGCATCGCTTGCTAAACTTCTGCAATCAAGAGGTTTTAGAACCACCATTCAAAAACTTGATCCTTACATCAACGTTGACCCTGGAACGCTGAATCCCTATGAACACGGCGAATGTTATGTAACGGAAGACGGTGCGGAAACGGATTTGGATTTGGGCTATTATGAACGCTTTTTGAATGTCAACACTTCTCAGGCTAATAATGTGACTACAGGTAGAATTTACCAAAGCGTTATTAACAAAGAAAGACGTGGAGAGTTTTTGGGCAAAACGGTTCAAGTGGTACCACATATTACCAATGAAATTAAAGAACGCATCCAAATTTTGGGTAACACGGGCGATTATGATATTGTGATTACAGAAATTGGCGGAACGGTTGGCGATATTGAATCTTTGCCTTACATAGAAGCCGTTAGACAATTGAAATGGGAATTGGGCGATTACAATTCGCTCGTGATTCACTTAACGCTTATCCCCTATTTGTCTCTTGCTGGTGAGCTTAAAACCAAACCAACGCAACACTCGGTAAAAACCTTGATGGAAAGCGGCGTTTCTGCTGATATTTTGGTGTGTAGAACGGAGCACGAAATTTCGCAAGACATCAAAAAGAAATTAGCCTTGTTTTGTAATGTTAAAGAAAATGCCGTCATACAATCTATCGATGCCGAAACAATTTACGATGTTCCGCTATTAATGCAGGAACAAGGTTTAGATACTATTACTTTAGAAAAACTCAAATTACCTAATGATACCAAACCCGATCTCAGTCAATGGAAAGCTTTTTTAAGAAAATACAAAAATGCTGAACAGGTTGTCAATATTGGATTGGTTGGCAAATACATAGAATTACAAGATTCTTATAAATCTATATTAGAAGCTTTTATTCACGCTGGTGCGATGAATGATGTGGTGGTTAATGTCGTCAATATTCATTCAGAGTTTATTGAAGAAGATTCTAAAGGTATTTCGCTTGATGGTATTTTGGTGGCGCCTGGTTTTGGCGAACGCGGAATTGAAGGTAAAATTGCTTCAGTGAAACACGCCCGTGAAAACAACATTCCGTTTTTTGGAATTTGCCTTGGTTTGCAAATGGCGGTAATTGAATACGCTAGAAATATTCTAAAACTCGACAATGCCAATTCAACAGAAATGGATGAAAATACGCCATATCCTGTGATTGATTTGATGCAAGACCAAATTGATGTTGTCAACAAAGGTGGTACAATGCGTCTTGGTGCTTGGGATTGTGAATTAAAGCCAGATAGTTTAAGCTATAAAATCTACAACAAAACACTTATTTCGGAACGTCACAGACATCGCTATGAGCTGAACAACAAATATTTAGAACAACTTGAGCAAAAAGGACTTGTGGCTACGGGCAAAAACCCAAAGACCAATCTGGTTGAAATTATGGAATTGCCTGAGCATCCTTGGTTTATAGGTGTGCAGTTTCACCCTGAATACAAAAGCACAGTGGCTAATCCGCATCCGCTGTTTGTGTCGTTTATTGAAGCGACAAAGAAGCACGCTTTAACTTCAAAGTAG
- a CDS encoding P-II family nitrogen regulator: protein MKKIEAIIRKSKFDEVKEALHQVEVNFFSYWDVTGLGNEKQGHVYRGISYSTADIQRRYLSIVVSDDFAERTINAILETAYTGKVGDGKVFVSEVIDAYRIRTKENGKSGIS, encoded by the coding sequence ATGAAAAAAATTGAAGCTATTATTAGAAAATCAAAATTTGACGAAGTGAAAGAAGCATTACATCAAGTTGAGGTTAACTTTTTTAGTTACTGGGATGTAACGGGTCTTGGCAATGAAAAACAAGGTCATGTATATCGTGGCATTTCTTATAGTACCGCAGATATCCAAAGGCGGTATTTATCAATAGTTGTTTCAGATGATTTTGCTGAACGAACAATCAATGCGATTTTAGAAACAGCATACACAGGTAAGGTTGGTGATGGAAAAGTATTTGTTTCTGAAGTAATAGATGCCTACAGAATCAGGACAAAAGAAAACGGTAAATCAGGCATTAGCTAA
- the nhaC gene encoding Na+/H+ antiporter NhaC: protein MSKPHQEDTPDSFINLNIWQALIPIIALVIMLAFNVLGVYKDDALGGSNQFILLMSAAIAVILGVFKGVSYTSMMEEVAKNIKSTAGAILILLMVGALAGTWLLSGVIPVMVYYGLQILHPSIFLVACVIICSLISISTGSSWTTSATVGIALIGIAQVLNIPLGMTAGAILSGAYFGDKLSPMSDTTNLAPAMAGTDLFTHIRYMTLTTIPTIAITILVFLIIGFNLDTPSLTENPGILKDLKTSFYITPWLFIVPILVIVMIVKKTPPLVALFVGTLLGAVVALIFQPDLVLLVADSTQSGFKAFYKGLIDTITTDIAIPTDNALLKDLFQSSGMKGMLNTIWLIICAMVFGGVMEAIGALQTLSKALLNLFHTTFGLFASTVASCLALNATASDQYLAIVIPGKMFAKYYKDKGLAPENLSRTLEDSGTVTSVLIPYNTCGAYHSNVLGVSVADYFVYAIFNYLSPFMTLIFATFNIKIRQLKNNL from the coding sequence ATGTCAAAACCACATCAAGAAGACACTCCAGATTCATTTATAAATTTAAATATTTGGCAAGCACTTATCCCTATTATTGCTTTGGTTATAATGTTAGCATTTAATGTTTTAGGGGTTTATAAGGACGATGCTCTAGGTGGTTCAAACCAATTTATACTTTTAATGTCAGCGGCCATTGCAGTCATTTTAGGTGTTTTTAAAGGTGTTTCCTATACATCAATGATGGAAGAGGTGGCTAAAAACATCAAATCTACGGCTGGTGCTATTCTTATTCTTTTAATGGTTGGTGCTTTAGCGGGAACTTGGTTACTCAGTGGGGTCATTCCTGTTATGGTATATTATGGCTTGCAAATTTTACATCCATCTATTTTTTTGGTCGCTTGTGTGATTATTTGCTCTTTAATTTCAATTTCTACAGGGAGTAGTTGGACTACTTCTGCCACAGTGGGTATTGCTTTAATTGGTATAGCACAAGTTTTAAATATCCCTTTAGGAATGACTGCTGGAGCTATACTATCTGGGGCTTATTTTGGCGACAAACTCTCACCGATGAGTGATACTACTAATTTAGCTCCAGCTATGGCAGGAACAGATTTATTTACCCATATTAGATACATGACACTCACCACTATTCCGACAATTGCTATTACTATTTTGGTGTTTTTAATTATTGGATTTAATTTAGATACGCCATCACTAACAGAAAATCCTGGTATTTTAAAAGACCTTAAAACTTCATTTTATATCACGCCATGGTTGTTTATTGTCCCAATTTTGGTCATAGTAATGATTGTAAAAAAAACGCCACCTTTAGTCGCTTTATTTGTTGGGACTTTGCTTGGTGCTGTGGTCGCATTGATTTTTCAACCTGATTTGGTGCTTTTGGTGGCTGATTCAACTCAAAGCGGGTTCAAGGCTTTTTATAAAGGTTTGATTGACACAATTACTACCGATATTGCAATACCTACAGATAATGCATTACTTAAAGATTTGTTTCAAAGTTCTGGAATGAAAGGAATGCTTAATACCATTTGGCTCATTATCTGTGCTATGGTTTTTGGAGGAGTAATGGAAGCTATTGGTGCTTTGCAAACTTTAAGTAAAGCTCTACTAAATTTATTTCACACTACCTTTGGGTTGTTTGCTTCAACAGTAGCAAGTTGTTTAGCCTTAAATGCAACAGCTTCAGATCAATATTTGGCTATTGTTATACCTGGTAAAATGTTTGCAAAGTACTATAAAGACAAAGGACTCGCACCAGAAAACTTAAGTCGTACGTTAGAAGACTCTGGCACAGTGACTTCGGTTTTAATCCCATACAACACTTGTGGTGCTTATCACAGTAATGTGCTTGGTGTTTCTGTAGCCGATTATTTTGTTTATGCTATTTTTAACTATCTCAGTCCATTTATGACGCTTATCTTTGCGACTTTTAACATTAAAATCAGACAACTAAAAAACAACTTATAA
- a CDS encoding DUF3820 family protein has protein sequence MNSKAYLKTLANTKMPFGKYKGYFLIDIPEYYLVWYKNKGFPKNKLGLQMQEILELKANGLEDLIRPLKKS, from the coding sequence TTGAATTCTAAAGCTTATTTAAAAACGCTCGCTAACACCAAAATGCCTTTTGGAAAATACAAAGGCTATTTTTTGATTGATATTCCTGAATATTATTTGGTGTGGTATAAAAACAAGGGATTTCCTAAAAATAAATTGGGCTTGCAAATGCAAGAAATTTTAGAACTGAAAGCCAATGGTTTAGAGGATTTGATAAGACCCTTAAAAAAATCTTAA
- the rsmG gene encoding 16S rRNA (guanine(527)-N(7))-methyltransferase RsmG, with the protein MKLLTKYFKDLEDNQIIKFKALSDLYKDWNQKINVVSRKDIDEIYLRHVLHSLSIAKFIEFKPNSKIIDVGTGGGFPGIPLAILFPETQFTLVDSIGKKIKVVNEVVEGLELQNVKTINDRVENTTGQYDFIISRAVDAMPTFVNWTKGKIAKHSQHKIKNGIIYLKGGDLSEELKPYKNAQVIPISNYFEEDFFETKKIVYLPQKYKG; encoded by the coding sequence TTGAAATTACTCACAAAATACTTTAAAGATCTTGAAGACAATCAAATCATAAAGTTTAAGGCTTTATCTGATTTATACAAAGACTGGAACCAAAAAATCAATGTCGTTTCAAGAAAAGATATTGACGAAATCTATTTGAGACATGTTTTACACAGTCTTTCTATAGCTAAATTTATTGAGTTTAAACCCAATTCAAAAATTATTGATGTTGGCACTGGTGGTGGTTTTCCAGGCATTCCGCTAGCTATTTTATTTCCTGAAACGCAATTTACCTTAGTCGATAGTATTGGCAAAAAAATAAAAGTTGTCAATGAAGTTGTTGAAGGTTTAGAACTTCAAAATGTCAAAACCATCAATGACCGTGTAGAAAATACCACAGGTCAATATGACTTTATCATCAGCCGTGCTGTGGACGCTATGCCAACTTTTGTGAATTGGACTAAAGGAAAAATTGCAAAACATTCTCAACACAAGATCAAAAACGGTATCATATATTTAAAAGGTGGTGATTTGTCTGAAGAATTAAAGCCTTATAAAAATGCACAGGTCATTCCGATTTCAAACTATTTTGAAGAAGACTTTTTTGAGACTAAAAAAATTGTGTATCTACCGCAGAAGTATAAAGGTTAG
- a CDS encoding UPF0175 family protein has translation MKSLTIELPDNVDEKAIKMQLARQLYDKGIIISGQVANLVGISKKEIIETVGHYGVSIFGESVDDLEKIINA, from the coding sequence ATGAAGAGTTTAACAATAGAGTTACCAGATAATGTTGATGAAAAAGCCATAAAAATGCAACTTGCAAGACAACTTTATGATAAAGGTATAATTATATCTGGACAAGTCGCAAATTTAGTTGGCATATCAAAAAAAGAGATTATTGAAACTGTAGGTCACTATGGTGTCTCCATATTTGGCGAGAGTGTTGATGATTTAGAAAAAATAATTAATGCATAA
- a CDS encoding 3'-5' exonuclease has translation MDLNLSKPLCFFDLETTGTNIAKDRIVEISILKVFPNQNKESITLRINPERPIPKEVSEIHGIYDKDVENEPTFKELAPKVYNFIKDSDLAGYNSNRFDIPLLAEEMLRAEVDFDMKNAVKIDVQTIFHKKEKRTLEAAYKFYCDKDLADAHSAEADTNATYEVLKSQLDHYEDLENNTKWLSEFSAHKRFADFAGMVHYDKNGQEIFGFGKHKGKKVEDVLDQEPGYYNWIQNADFPLYTKKVLTAIKLRKLATKS, from the coding sequence ATGGATTTAAATTTATCAAAACCATTATGCTTTTTTGATTTAGAAACCACTGGCACCAATATTGCCAAAGATCGTATTGTTGAAATTTCAATATTAAAGGTTTTTCCTAATCAAAACAAAGAAAGTATTACCCTGAGAATAAATCCAGAACGACCTATTCCAAAGGAAGTTAGTGAAATACACGGCATCTATGATAAAGATGTTGAAAACGAACCTACCTTTAAAGAATTAGCACCAAAAGTCTATAATTTTATCAAAGATTCTGATTTGGCTGGATATAACTCTAATCGTTTTGATATTCCACTACTTGCTGAAGAAATGCTACGGGCTGAAGTTGATTTTGATATGAAAAATGCGGTTAAAATTGATGTGCAAACCATTTTTCATAAAAAAGAAAAACGCACCTTAGAGGCGGCATATAAATTTTATTGTGATAAAGATTTAGCCGATGCTCACAGTGCAGAAGCTGACACCAATGCCACTTATGAAGTCTTAAAATCTCAGCTTGACCACTACGAAGATTTAGAAAACAACACCAAATGGCTTTCCGAATTTAGTGCACACAAAAGGTTTGCAGACTTTGCTGGAATGGTGCATTACGACAAAAATGGTCAAGAAATCTTTGGCTTTGGAAAACACAAAGGCAAAAAAGTAGAAGATGTATTAGACCAAGAGCCAGGCTATTACAACTGGATACAAAATGCTGATTTTCCGCTATATACCAAAAAAGTTTTGACGGCTATCAAACTGCGTAAACTCGCCACTAAATCTTAA
- a CDS encoding peptidylprolyl isomerase, with protein MNEFERYRKQLADKYISNGKVTEQLVQETYHRMTNEVNASHILIAIKPNATPEDTLKAYNTAIDILKKIENGQSFEDLALKYSNDPSARVNKGNLGWFKAFKMVYPFENAVYNLKINEVSYPVRTQFGYHLIKKNDERPSRGKLEVAHIMKNLQSQDSSYNAKAEIQKLYQKLQNGEKFEDLAKQFSDHKPTASNGGKLLPFSVGQLNSAKFEDVAFSLNQNNPMSKPFKTQFGWHIVKYIDEIPVKPLEEIKTDIVKKIKTSDRSKKLIENIKKDLMNQYEVSINYELLSTIEDRIDESILKFKWKYKEKETDKNEWILKIDTTEYRLNKFLEYIEKHQRSLTENTINQKINTAIDKFSYAKLIEFHNQNLEEVSPEFLAEIKTYYEGLLLFEVMEQNIWNPTKEDTLAQKEYFKKHRSNFVSPIKINAVLASSSSKKEAKQIKRNMNNDPINVLRQQFPNAIFKTLNETEINDSSLPKNIDLKVNKPKLYQHNNQYVVLYISKIHSSKPLKFKEVRGQIISDLQKEREDEWIAELREKHDIKINQKLIKSIQL; from the coding sequence TTGAACGAGTTTGAACGTTATCGCAAACAACTTGCTGATAAATATATTTCTAATGGTAAAGTGACAGAGCAATTAGTTCAAGAAACCTATCATAGGATGACAAATGAAGTTAATGCCAGCCATATTCTAATTGCTATAAAACCAAATGCAACTCCCGAAGACACGCTAAAGGCTTACAACACTGCCATCGATATACTGAAAAAAATAGAAAATGGTCAATCTTTTGAAGACTTAGCTCTCAAATATTCTAACGACCCATCAGCGAGAGTCAATAAGGGCAACTTAGGTTGGTTCAAAGCTTTCAAAATGGTATATCCGTTTGAAAATGCAGTTTACAATTTAAAAATAAATGAAGTTTCATATCCCGTAAGAACACAGTTTGGATATCATCTTATCAAGAAAAATGACGAACGCCCATCAAGAGGAAAACTTGAAGTGGCACATATAATGAAGAATTTGCAATCACAAGATAGTTCTTACAATGCCAAAGCAGAAATTCAAAAACTCTATCAAAAACTTCAAAATGGAGAAAAGTTTGAAGATTTAGCCAAACAATTTTCAGATCATAAACCCACCGCTTCTAATGGCGGAAAACTATTGCCATTTAGCGTTGGTCAACTCAATTCGGCTAAATTTGAAGACGTAGCATTTTCTTTGAATCAAAACAATCCTATGTCTAAACCTTTTAAAACTCAGTTTGGCTGGCATATAGTTAAGTATATCGACGAAATTCCTGTTAAACCATTAGAAGAAATAAAAACAGATATTGTCAAAAAAATTAAAACTTCAGATCGTTCTAAAAAATTGATTGAAAACATCAAAAAAGACTTGATGAATCAATATGAGGTTAGCATTAATTATGAATTACTTTCAACCATAGAAGACAGAATAGATGAGAGCATTTTAAAATTCAAGTGGAAATATAAGGAAAAAGAAACCGACAAAAATGAATGGATTTTAAAAATTGATACTACGGAATATCGTTTAAATAAATTTTTAGAATATATTGAAAAACATCAACGAAGCTTAACTGAAAACACTATTAATCAGAAAATTAATACGGCAATAGATAAATTTTCATACGCTAAGTTAATCGAGTTTCACAATCAAAATTTAGAGGAAGTTTCTCCAGAGTTTCTTGCAGAAATTAAAACTTATTACGAAGGACTTTTGTTGTTTGAAGTTATGGAGCAAAACATTTGGAATCCTACAAAAGAAGACACTTTAGCCCAGAAAGAATATTTCAAAAAACATAGAAGTAATTTTGTAAGCCCCATAAAAATTAATGCCGTATTAGCTTCAAGTTCAAGTAAAAAAGAAGCCAAACAGATAAAGCGTAATATGAACAATGATCCTATAAATGTTTTAAGACAGCAATTTCCCAATGCTATTTTCAAAACCTTGAATGAAACTGAAATTAATGACTCAAGTTTGCCTAAAAATATTGATTTAAAAGTTAACAAACCAAAACTATATCAACACAACAATCAATATGTGGTGTTGTATATTTCAAAAATTCACTCCTCAAAACCTCTAAAATTTAAAGAAGTAAGAGGTCAAATTATCAGTGATCTTCAAAAAGAAAGAGAAGATGAATGGATTGCTGAATTAAGAGAAAAACACGATATTAAAATTAACCAGAAGTTAATTAAATCTATACAACTCTAA
- a CDS encoding glutamine synthetase III codes for MATLRFNALKETFNRTPICVEETQRRSEYFAKNVFNHNAMRQHLTKKAFEQVQSAIKKGTKINRDLADNISTALKEWAISKGATHYTHWFQPLTGSTAEKHDAFFETLGDEGYAIEKFNGSQLVQQEPDASSLPNGGIRNTFEARGYTAWDPTSPAFVLGTTLCIPTIFVAYTGEALDYKTPLLRSLQVLDKVATSVAQYFDKKVSKVNATLGWEQEYFLVDKALATSRPDIILSGRTLLGHAPAKGQQMDDHYFGSIPDRVLNYMKDLEKECMLLGIPVKTRHNEVAPNQFELAPIFEEANLAVDHNSLLMDVMDKVANRHNFKVLFHEKPFKDVNGSGKHNNWSMITDTGVNLLSPTKKPMKNLQFLTFFINTIKAVYEYEELIRATVASASNDHRLGANEAPPAIISVFIGSQLTKVLDELEKVTNGKLSPEEKTDLKLNVVGKIPEILLDNTDRNRTSPFAFTGNKFELRAVGSLANCADPMTTLNAIVAKQLKEFKKEVDVLIKDKKMKKDDAIFNVLREYIKQSKKIRFEGDGYGQAWEKEAEKRGLSNNKTTPVALKAKISKKAIDLFKELGVMNEIEIKARYEIEIEDYSKHIQIEGRVLGDIARNHVIPTAIRYQNVLIENVKGLKEIYGNDFEDKAKEQLKIIEIISNHIEHINRGIDEMIDARKKANSIEDQTQKAHAYCDQVKPFFDEIRYHCDKLELLIDDEMWTLTKYRELLFTK; via the coding sequence ATGGCTACTTTAAGATTTAATGCTTTAAAAGAAACATTCAACAGAACACCAATTTGCGTTGAGGAAACACAACGCCGTTCTGAGTATTTTGCTAAAAATGTGTTTAACCACAATGCGATGCGTCAACACTTAACCAAAAAAGCGTTTGAGCAAGTTCAAAGTGCAATAAAAAAAGGCACAAAAATCAATAGAGATTTAGCTGACAATATTTCTACCGCTTTGAAAGAATGGGCTATTTCTAAAGGGGCAACACATTATACACATTGGTTTCAACCTTTAACTGGTTCAACTGCTGAAAAACACGATGCTTTTTTTGAAACCTTAGGCGATGAAGGTTATGCTATTGAAAAATTTAATGGTAGCCAATTAGTACAGCAAGAACCCGATGCGTCAAGTTTACCCAACGGTGGAATAAGAAATACGTTTGAAGCCAGGGGTTATACCGCTTGGGATCCCACTTCACCAGCTTTTGTTTTAGGGACTACGCTTTGTATTCCGACTATCTTTGTAGCCTACACAGGTGAAGCTTTAGATTATAAAACACCTTTATTGAGATCGTTACAAGTTTTAGATAAAGTCGCAACTAGCGTTGCTCAATATTTTGATAAAAAAGTATCAAAAGTCAATGCCACTTTGGGTTGGGAACAGGAATATTTTTTGGTTGACAAAGCCTTAGCTACTTCAAGACCAGACATTATACTTTCTGGAAGAACACTTTTAGGTCACGCACCTGCAAAAGGTCAACAAATGGACGATCACTATTTCGGATCTATTCCTGATCGTGTTTTAAACTATATGAAAGACCTTGAAAAGGAATGTATGCTTCTTGGAATTCCTGTAAAAACACGTCATAATGAAGTTGCTCCAAACCAATTTGAATTAGCACCTATTTTTGAAGAAGCTAATCTTGCCGTTGACCATAATTCATTGCTTATGGATGTGATGGATAAAGTAGCTAATAGACATAATTTTAAAGTGCTTTTCCACGAAAAACCTTTTAAAGATGTCAATGGTAGTGGTAAACACAACAATTGGTCAATGATTACAGATACTGGTGTAAACTTATTGAGCCCTACTAAAAAACCGATGAAAAATCTTCAATTCTTAACCTTTTTTATCAATACCATTAAAGCGGTTTATGAATATGAAGAGTTGATCAGAGCCACAGTTGCTTCGGCTTCAAATGACCACAGACTTGGGGCAAATGAAGCACCGCCAGCAATTATCTCTGTGTTTATTGGTTCTCAATTGACAAAAGTTTTAGACGAACTTGAAAAAGTAACCAATGGTAAACTATCACCTGAAGAAAAAACCGACCTCAAACTGAATGTTGTCGGAAAAATCCCTGAAATACTTCTTGATAATACAGATCGTAATAGGACGTCTCCTTTTGCCTTTACTGGTAATAAGTTTGAGTTGAGAGCTGTTGGTTCATTAGCCAATTGTGCTGACCCAATGACAACTTTAAATGCCATTGTCGCTAAACAGTTAAAAGAATTTAAAAAAGAAGTTGACGTCTTAATTAAAGATAAAAAGATGAAAAAAGATGATGCCATCTTTAACGTCTTAAGAGAATACATCAAGCAGTCTAAAAAAATACGTTTTGAAGGTGATGGTTACGGCCAAGCTTGGGAAAAAGAAGCTGAAAAACGTGGCTTAAGTAATAACAAAACTACACCCGTAGCCCTAAAAGCTAAAATTTCTAAAAAAGCCATTGATTTATTCAAAGAACTTGGCGTGATGAATGAAATTGAAATTAAAGCACGATACGAAATTGAAATTGAAGATTATTCAAAACACATTCAAATAGAAGGTCGTGTTTTAGGCGACATTGCACGTAATCACGTTATTCCAACGGCGATTAGATATCAAAACGTTCTCATTGAAAATGTAAAAGGTCTTAAAGAAATTTACGGAAACGATTTTGAAGATAAAGCAAAAGAACAATTAAAAATCATTGAGATTATTTCTAATCATATTGAACACATCAATAGAGGTATAGATGAAATGATCGATGCTCGTAAAAAAGCAAATTCCATAGAAGATCAAACCCAAAAAGCTCACGCCTATTGCGATCAAGTGAAACCTTTTTTTGATGAAATAAGATATCATTGCGACAAGCTGGAACTATTAATAGATGATGAAATGTGGACCTTAACCAAGTATAGGGAGTTGTTGTTTACCAAGTAA
- a CDS encoding ammonium transporter gives MDSGLFTANNVWMMVATVLVFFMHTGFALLEIGLTRQKNTINILFKNIFIITCGLLLYYAFGFNLMYPNFLDGDLGIFKFGGFGIEPPENGMTVSYANGGYTWWTDFLFQGMFAATSATIVSGAVAERIKISSFMIFTVIYVGLVYPIVGSWKWGGGFLDSWGFYDFAGSTLVHSVGGWVALVAITILGSRIGKFDKNGKSKAIPGHNIPIATAGVLILWLGWFGFNGGSVLSADPELTSLVLTTTCLAAASGGFGAIVLSGIFYKNLDLTMFLNGILGGLVGITAGADLMSPNEAVLIGFIAGLIIVLGVSLIDKLKLDDPVGAVSVHLICGIWGTLAVGIFGAKAGTEQFLTQLFGVLIIGGFCVISATIVLAILKKIIGVRVSRDEELEGLDIYEHGMDAYADFRTNEH, from the coding sequence ATGGATTCAGGTTTATTTACGGCAAACAATGTATGGATGATGGTTGCAACAGTATTAGTGTTTTTTATGCATACTGGCTTTGCACTTTTAGAAATAGGTTTAACAAGACAAAAAAACACCATTAATATTTTATTTAAAAATATATTTATCATTACGTGTGGTTTACTGCTGTATTATGCATTTGGATTTAATTTGATGTATCCCAATTTTTTAGATGGAGATTTAGGGATATTCAAATTTGGTGGTTTTGGTATCGAGCCTCCAGAAAATGGGATGACAGTAAGTTATGCAAATGGTGGTTATACTTGGTGGACAGATTTTTTATTTCAAGGCATGTTTGCAGCGACTTCAGCTACCATAGTATCAGGAGCAGTAGCAGAACGAATTAAAATCAGTTCTTTTATGATTTTTACTGTCATATATGTAGGATTAGTGTATCCAATAGTTGGCTCCTGGAAGTGGGGTGGCGGTTTCTTAGATTCTTGGGGGTTTTATGACTTTGCAGGTTCTACTTTAGTCCATTCTGTAGGAGGTTGGGTCGCACTTGTTGCTATAACTATATTGGGAAGCAGAATTGGAAAGTTTGATAAAAATGGAAAATCTAAAGCAATCCCAGGGCATAATATTCCTATTGCAACAGCTGGTGTGCTTATTCTTTGGTTAGGATGGTTTGGTTTTAATGGAGGTTCAGTATTGTCTGCGGATCCTGAATTAACCTCTCTAGTATTAACAACAACATGTTTGGCAGCTGCCTCTGGTGGCTTTGGAGCAATTGTTCTGTCAGGTATATTCTATAAAAATCTTGACTTAACTATGTTTCTTAATGGTATATTAGGTGGTTTAGTAGGAATAACCGCTGGTGCTGATTTAATGTCGCCCAATGAAGCTGTCCTTATTGGTTTTATAGCTGGTCTTATCATAGTATTAGGGGTTTCTTTGATTGATAAATTAAAATTAGATGATCCAGTTGGTGCTGTTTCTGTGCACCTGATTTGTGGAATTTGGGGAACTTTGGCTGTAGGTATATTTGGAGCTAAAGCAGGAACTGAACAATTTTTAACACAACTCTTTGGGGTTTTAATTATTGGGGGTTTCTGTGTAATCTCTGCAACAATCGTTTTAGCTATTCTTAAAAAAATTATTGGTGTTCGTGTAAGTAGAGATGAAGAACTTGAAGGATTAGACATTTATGAACATGGCATGGATGCTTATGCGGATTTTAGAACTAATGAACATTAG